Proteins found in one Patescibacteria group bacterium genomic segment:
- a CDS encoding DNA translocase FtsK codes for MARGRRKKPFKLNLKKDTLYTISSVFLFSLAAIIVFSFSRQGTLLTKLFQVFIYYFGWGAVLLPFLLMTAGLMMARLRWRITRPNVFVGSVVLAIALISLTRTGLIGSQIWYQLAGLISAFGAFFVLMGFVFIGFVVVFNTSLEEIVLFLMKFITRIRQLSAGLKKVSSRRQLATGDLEIRSGGSKEAVKSESQKREEELTSSLVTNLPAEEGVWEFPPLSLLADSVSGKADRGDIKKNADLIEKTLESFGVAARVAEVNLGPAVTQYALEIALGTKLSKITTLANDLALALAAPTGQIRIEAPIPGRSLVGIEVPNRSPEFVTLKKMLTSDQMEKAKSRLTIPLGLNVSGDSVVDNINRMPHVLIAGATGSGKSVCINSFIAAILFRASPAEVKFILVDPKRVELTQYNGIPHLLTPVIVDPEKVISALKWAISEMERRYKLFAEVGVRNIDAYNELSGFSALPYILIIIDELADIMLFAPAEVEDVICRIAQMARATGIHLIISTQRPSVDVITGLIKANIPCRIAFNVSSQVDSRVIIDMPGAEKLLGRGDMLYIPPDQAKPTRIQGTLVSEPEIQKLIGFLKKAGVAPQYTEEVTKMPTKAGTVIGGEIQERDELFDDAVRTVCRYERASASLLQRRLKVGYARAARIIDQLERVGIVGSAEGSKPREVLIKDPEEYLASQVVSQQ; via the coding sequence ATGGCCAGAGGCAGAAGAAAAAAACCATTTAAATTAAACCTAAAAAAGGACACTCTTTATACGATTTCCAGTGTTTTTCTCTTTTCTTTGGCTGCAATTATTGTCTTTTCTTTTTCCCGCCAAGGGACATTACTGACAAAATTATTTCAAGTCTTTATTTATTATTTTGGTTGGGGAGCAGTTCTTTTGCCTTTTCTTTTAATGACAGCAGGCTTGATGATGGCCCGCTTGCGCTGGCGAATCACTCGTCCTAACGTTTTTGTTGGTTCCGTTGTTTTAGCGATTGCTCTTATCAGTTTAACTCGAACGGGTTTGATTGGTTCCCAAATTTGGTATCAACTAGCTGGTTTAATTAGTGCTTTTGGTGCCTTCTTTGTTTTAATGGGTTTTGTTTTTATTGGTTTTGTCGTGGTTTTTAATACTTCTTTAGAAGAAATCGTTCTCTTTTTAATGAAATTTATTACCAGAATTCGCCAATTGAGCGCTGGTCTTAAAAAGGTTTCTAGCCGTCGTCAATTAGCGACAGGGGATTTAGAAATTAGAAGTGGAGGGTCAAAAGAAGCCGTTAAATCAGAATCACAAAAGAGGGAAGAAGAATTAACGTCCTCTTTGGTGACTAATTTGCCTGCCGAGGAAGGCGTTTGGGAATTTCCGCCTTTATCTCTTTTAGCTGATTCTGTTAGTGGTAAAGCCGACCGGGGTGATATTAAAAAGAACGCTGATCTCATTGAGAAGACTTTAGAGTCCTTTGGCGTGGCCGCTCGAGTGGCTGAGGTTAATCTTGGGCCGGCCGTGACTCAATATGCTTTGGAAATTGCTTTAGGAACGAAACTTTCTAAGATTACTACATTAGCTAATGATTTAGCTTTAGCTTTGGCAGCGCCGACTGGTCAAATTAGAATTGAAGCTCCAATTCCTGGACGCTCGTTAGTGGGGATTGAAGTGCCTAACCGAAGTCCTGAATTTGTGACTCTCAAGAAAATGTTAACTTCAGATCAAATGGAAAAAGCTAAATCCAGACTGACGATACCTCTAGGTCTGAATGTTTCTGGTGATTCAGTGGTAGATAATATTAACCGAATGCCTCATGTTCTTATCGCTGGCGCCACTGGTTCAGGCAAGTCAGTTTGTATTAACTCTTTTATTGCTGCCATCCTTTTTAGAGCTTCTCCAGCTGAAGTCAAATTCATCCTAGTTGATCCTAAACGAGTGGAATTAACCCAATATAATGGGATTCCTCATTTGTTAACCCCAGTAATTGTTGATCCAGAAAAAGTGATTTCGGCTTTAAAGTGGGCTATTTCCGAGATGGAACGTCGCTATAAATTATTTGCTGAAGTAGGAGTGCGGAACATTGATGCCTACAATGAACTTTCAGGTTTTTCAGCTCTTCCCTATATTCTAATTATTATTGATGAATTGGCTGATATTATGTTGTTTGCTCCGGCCGAAGTCGAAGACGTTATCTGTCGAATTGCCCAAATGGCCCGAGCTACCGGTATCCATTTAATTATTTCTACCCAGCGGCCTTCGGTCGATGTGATTACGGGTTTGATTAAAGCTAATATTCCCTGCAGAATTGCTTTTAATGTTTCTTCTCAAGTTGATTCGAGAGTGATTATTGATATGCCGGGAGCAGAGAAACTTTTAGGACGAGGTGACATGCTCTATATTCCTCCAGATCAAGCTAAACCAACACGAATTCAAGGAACCCTTGTTTCTGAACCAGAAATTCAGAAATTAATTGGTTTTCTTAAAAAAGCCGGTGTTGCTCCTCAATACACTGAGGAAGTAACCAAAATGCCAACTAAAGCAGGAACGGTGATAGGTGGTGAAATCCAAGAAAGAGATGAACTCTTTGATGATGCGGTTCGGACAGTCTGTCGCTATGAACGGGCTTCGGCCTCTTTACTCCAGCGGCGTTTGAAAGTTGGCTATGCCCGAGCAGCCAGAATTATTGATCAATTAGAAAGAGTTGGTATTGTTGGTTCGGCTGAAGGTTCAAAACCCCGAGAAGTTCTAATTAAAGATCCTGAAGAATATCTTGCCTCTCAAGTTGTCTCCCAACAATAA
- a CDS encoding ribonuclease J has product MNIFRRHKNNKRKQNNQSGLRLISLGGWGTVTQNLFAYQYNNEILIIDCGVGFPEEETTRGDLLVADVDYLVRNREKIKGIIITHGHEDHYGGLPFILPKLNRKIPIYASRLTTALIKEKLDEYGQSVEINLIDSREKVNLGSFNLDFIYLTHSIPDTFGVAIKTPIGTILHMGDYKFDWTPVMGSISDVGKIATIGNQGVVCLVSDCLRSEKAGFTLSEAMVEDSLEREMRNCRGRVLITTISSNVSRWQQALNVSVKYNRKVILVGRSIEKIFKIASRLGYLNIPKETIVPMKKLNSLPKEKVSLFVAGSQAQTGSALDRITRGEYKGLEIQPDDKVVFSSPDYIPGTQLAINKLVDNLSRQGADVAYSDILDDLHVSGHAAQGDLALMIGLARPYYLVPIGGAFRQMRQYALLAERMGYREEEIILPNRNDTVEMTAKGQVKIGSPLIGKTHLVKSRSNRRKHR; this is encoded by the coding sequence ATGAATATTTTTAGACGACATAAAAACAATAAAAGAAAACAGAATAATCAGTCAGGATTAAGGCTGATTTCTCTTGGTGGCTGGGGAACCGTTACCCAGAATTTGTTTGCCTATCAATACAATAACGAAATTCTCATCATTGATTGTGGCGTTGGTTTTCCTGAAGAAGAAACGACTCGAGGTGATTTGTTGGTGGCTGATGTTGATTATTTGGTTAGAAATCGAGAGAAAATTAAAGGCATCATCATTACTCATGGTCACGAAGACCATTATGGTGGTTTGCCTTTTATTCTACCAAAGCTTAATCGAAAAATTCCTATCTACGCTTCACGCCTAACAACGGCCTTAATCAAGGAAAAGCTTGATGAATATGGTCAATCAGTTGAAATCAACCTGATTGATTCTCGCGAAAAAGTTAATTTGGGCAGTTTTAATCTGGATTTTATTTATTTAACTCACTCGATTCCCGATACTTTTGGGGTTGCTATTAAAACGCCTATCGGGACGATTCTTCATATGGGTGACTACAAATTTGACTGGACACCGGTAATGGGTTCGATTTCTGACGTAGGTAAAATCGCGACCATTGGTAATCAAGGTGTTGTTTGTTTGGTTTCTGACTGCCTGCGGAGTGAAAAAGCCGGCTTCACTCTTTCTGAAGCCATGGTTGAGGACTCTTTGGAGAGAGAAATGCGTAATTGTCGAGGAAGAGTTTTAATTACCACCATCTCTTCTAATGTTTCCCGTTGGCAGCAAGCTTTGAATGTTTCGGTAAAATATAATAGAAAAGTGATTTTAGTTGGCCGGTCGATTGAAAAAATTTTTAAGATCGCTTCCCGTTTGGGCTACCTGAATATTCCTAAGGAGACAATTGTGCCGATGAAAAAATTAAATAGTTTGCCAAAAGAAAAAGTTAGCTTGTTTGTGGCTGGCAGTCAAGCCCAGACAGGTTCGGCCTTAGATAGGATTACCAGAGGTGAATATAAAGGACTGGAAATTCAGCCTGATGATAAAGTGGTTTTTTCTTCACCAGATTATATTCCTGGTACCCAATTGGCGATTAATAAGCTAGTAGATAACCTTTCCCGCCAAGGAGCTGATGTCGCTTATTCAGATATTCTTGATGACCTTCACGTCAGTGGCCATGCTGCTCAGGGAGATTTAGCCTTAATGATTGGTTTAGCCCGACCTTATTATTTAGTTCCAATTGGGGGCGCTTTTCGTCAGATGAGACAATATGCCCTTTTAGCCGAGAGAATGGGTTATCGCGAGGAAGAAATTATTCTTCCGAACCGAAATGATACCGTTGAAATGACGGCTAAAGGCCAAGTGAAAATAGGTTCTCCTTTAATAGGAAAAACTCACTTGGTAAAATCCAGATCAAATAGAAGAAAGCACCGCTAG
- a CDS encoding uracil-DNA glycosylase — translation MTKAEKLEEIARRVSECTRCSLYKGTTHPVPGDGNPDAEVMFIGEGPGFHEDQQGLPFVGAAGKLLDQLLQLIKLERKEVFIGNVIKHRPLGNRDPLPEEIEACRSFLDEQIQVIQPKIIVTLGRFSMTKFLPDEKISQIHGQARYVDFLSKRYIVIPMYHPAAALRSGKIMEEVKEDFKKIEVFLEGHPEEKIVEEQETDKQMKLI, via the coding sequence ATGACTAAAGCGGAGAAATTAGAAGAAATTGCAAGGCGGGTTTCAGAATGTACCCGTTGTAGTTTGTATAAAGGAACAACTCATCCTGTGCCTGGAGATGGTAATCCTGATGCCGAGGTGATGTTTATTGGTGAAGGCCCTGGTTTTCATGAAGATCAGCAAGGATTACCTTTTGTTGGTGCCGCGGGGAAACTATTGGATCAGCTACTTCAATTAATTAAACTGGAAAGAAAAGAAGTTTTTATTGGTAATGTCATTAAACATCGACCACTAGGTAACCGTGACCCTTTGCCAGAAGAGATTGAAGCTTGCCGGTCTTTTTTAGATGAACAAATTCAAGTAATTCAGCCGAAAATTATTGTGACTTTAGGTCGGTTTTCAATGACTAAATTTTTGCCTGATGAGAAAATTTCTCAAATTCACGGTCAGGCGAGATACGTCGATTTTTTAAGTAAGCGCTATATTGTTATTCCGATGTATCATCCGGCCGCGGCTTTAAGAAGTGGTAAAATAATGGAGGAGGTAAAAGAAGATTTCAAGAAAATAGAGGTTTTTCTTGAAGGACACCCAGAAGAAAAAATTGTTGAAGAACAAGAAACTGATAAACAAATGAAATTAATTTAA
- a CDS encoding AAA family ATPase — MPEKTALFKEIAELEEKTEAACLPPELKEKCLHLIERLSRMIKYGEYSTEYERVSHYIDWITALPWEKRSEDRLDLEAAKKILDENHYGLEETKERILEYLAVMRLKREGKEERKEEGILKFMRAPMLLFVGLVGTGKTTIAYSIAEAMGRKFARVPFGGLGDPLDLRGQSRIRPDAEPGLIIKALRRTGTKNSVLLLDEIDRVTEDGRSSIMGVLVELLDPEQNMAFRDHFIDYSFDLSEVLFIATCNNTSNISVAVMDRLEPIQMPSYTDEEKIKISKDYVLPRTIQETGLDKEAIRIDPDVWPKIVRPLGYDAGIRTLERTINGICRKVAKMIVQGKGRSFHITSENVKEFLPTW; from the coding sequence ATGCCTGAAAAAACTGCCCTATTTAAAGAAATTGCTGAATTAGAAGAAAAGACGGAAGCAGCTTGTTTACCCCCAGAATTAAAGGAAAAGTGTCTTCATTTAATTGAACGTCTCTCTCGAATGATTAAGTATGGTGAGTATTCAACCGAGTACGAGCGAGTTTCGCATTACATTGATTGGATAACCGCCCTACCTTGGGAGAAAAGAAGTGAAGATAGGCTTGATTTGGAAGCGGCCAAAAAGATTTTAGATGAAAATCATTATGGTTTAGAAGAAACCAAAGAGAGAATTTTAGAGTATTTAGCGGTGATGAGATTAAAAAGAGAGGGTAAAGAAGAAAGAAAGGAAGAAGGTATTTTGAAGTTTATGAGAGCACCAATGCTCCTTTTTGTTGGTTTAGTAGGAACAGGGAAGACAACGATTGCTTATTCGATTGCCGAAGCGATGGGGAGAAAGTTTGCACGGGTTCCTTTTGGCGGTTTAGGTGACCCCCTTGATCTGCGGGGTCAATCCCGAATTCGACCCGATGCTGAACCGGGTTTGATTATTAAGGCTTTACGGCGAACCGGGACAAAGAATTCAGTTCTTCTTCTTGATGAGATTGATCGAGTAACCGAAGATGGTCGGTCAAGCATTATGGGTGTTTTGGTAGAATTGCTTGATCCCGAACAAAATATGGCTTTTCGTGATCACTTTATTGACTATTCTTTTGATCTTTCTGAAGTTTTATTTATTGCTACTTGCAATAATACCAGTAATATCTCGGTGGCGGTCATGGATCGTTTGGAACCAATCCAAATGCCCTCTTATACAGATGAAGAAAAAATCAAAATTAGTAAGGACTATGTTTTACCAAGAACAATCCAAGAGACTGGTTTGGACAAGGAGGCGATTAGAATTGATCCTGACGTTTGGCCAAAAATTGTCAGGCCTTTAGGTTATGATGCCGGTATCCGAACTTTAGAAAGAACGATTAACGGTATCTGTCGGAAAGTAGCCAAAATGATTGTCCAAGGTAAAGGTAGAAGTTTTCATATCACCAGTGAAAATGTAAAAGAGTTTTTACCTACTTGGTAA
- a CDS encoding polyribonucleotide nucleotidyltransferase: MIKTVSQSKEIGGKKLTLEVGLLAEQANAAVLVRYGDTMVLATVVSGEPQEGLDYLPLQVEYVERLYAGGRIKGSRWVKREGRPSDEAVLTARLIDRSIRPLFPKDCRDNIQVVITVLSVDGENDPDMPAVWATSAALAISDLPWQGPVGSMRVGYVPKNSEGSFVINPTYQDLSYSIMDLIISGKENKTIMIEGSAQEVPEEILIKAIDVAQKEIKEVIQLIESLVKKVGKKKQTVETKKVNAKLVKEVTEVATKQIDQILTSMAKNEARELIGEVKEALGEEFGEENKKDINRIIDDLIKKSIREQIVNKGKRIDGRKPDEIRSIEVEVGLLPRTHGSAIFKRGQTQALTVTTLGSPSLEQLIENMEGEETKRYIHHYYMPPFSMGEIGYVGWPKRREVGHGALAEKALLSVIPAEDKFPYTIRVVTEIMSSNGSTSMAAVCGSTLSLMDAGAPIKAPVAGIAMGLIEEGGKQVILTDILGLEDFNGDIDFKLAGTEKGMTAVQMDVKNQGIDLKLFEEIVSRAKEGRNFILKKMMTVLPASRAQISKFAPKIRVLHIPVDKIGEVIGPGGRVIRELIKETGAAIDVEDDGSVNISAPDKAAVDMAVAKIEGLTREVEAGEIFEGEVKRIQPFGAFVEILPGKDGLVHVSKMSTQYVRDPNEVVKIGDKVKVKVSEIDDMGRINLTMVLKEQPDKQTSDYRPPRQRSSSGFSRRPNRRPPRRH; the protein is encoded by the coding sequence ATGATAAAAACTGTTTCTCAATCAAAAGAAATCGGTGGCAAAAAATTAACTTTAGAGGTTGGTCTTTTAGCCGAGCAGGCTAATGCCGCTGTTTTAGTTCGCTACGGTGATACAATGGTTCTCGCAACCGTTGTCTCTGGAGAACCTCAAGAAGGTCTTGATTATTTGCCTCTTCAAGTCGAGTATGTTGAACGTCTTTATGCTGGCGGTCGGATTAAAGGTTCCCGTTGGGTGAAGAGGGAAGGTCGGCCTTCTGACGAAGCTGTTTTGACAGCTCGTTTAATTGATCGCTCTATTCGACCATTATTTCCTAAGGACTGTCGGGATAATATTCAGGTAGTGATTACCGTTCTTTCGGTTGATGGTGAGAACGATCCTGATATGCCGGCAGTTTGGGCGACCAGTGCCGCGTTGGCTATTTCCGATCTTCCTTGGCAAGGACCAGTGGGTTCAATGAGAGTTGGTTATGTTCCTAAAAATAGCGAAGGTTCGTTTGTCATTAATCCTACTTACCAAGATTTAAGTTATTCAATTATGGATTTGATTATTTCTGGAAAAGAGAACAAGACCATTATGATCGAAGGATCAGCCCAAGAAGTGCCTGAAGAAATTCTTATCAAAGCAATTGATGTTGCCCAAAAAGAAATAAAAGAGGTGATTCAATTAATTGAATCATTAGTTAAAAAAGTTGGTAAAAAGAAGCAAACAGTCGAAACTAAAAAAGTTAATGCAAAATTAGTTAAGGAAGTAACCGAAGTTGCGACTAAACAAATTGACCAGATTTTAACGAGTATGGCCAAAAATGAAGCAAGAGAATTAATCGGTGAAGTGAAAGAAGCTTTAGGGGAAGAATTTGGTGAAGAGAACAAAAAAGATATTAATCGAATTATCGATGATTTAATTAAGAAAAGTATTAGAGAACAAATTGTCAATAAGGGTAAACGGATTGATGGTCGAAAACCAGATGAGATTCGATCAATTGAGGTCGAAGTTGGTTTATTGCCGCGGACTCATGGATCGGCGATATTTAAACGTGGCCAAACCCAAGCTCTGACGGTGACCACTTTGGGTTCGCCTTCTTTAGAACAATTAATTGAAAACATGGAAGGTGAGGAGACCAAACGTTACATTCATCATTATTACATGCCGCCTTTTTCTATGGGAGAAATTGGTTATGTAGGTTGGCCCAAGCGTCGGGAAGTTGGTCACGGGGCTTTGGCAGAAAAGGCTTTATTAAGTGTCATTCCTGCCGAAGATAAATTTCCTTATACCATTCGGGTGGTAACAGAAATAATGTCTTCTAATGGTTCCACCTCAATGGCCGCTGTTTGCGGTTCAACTTTATCTTTAATGGACGCTGGAGCGCCTATTAAGGCACCAGTAGCCGGAATCGCCATGGGTTTAATCGAAGAAGGGGGAAAACAAGTAATCTTGACTGATATCTTAGGATTAGAAGATTTTAATGGTGATATAGATTTCAAACTGGCGGGAACAGAAAAAGGGATGACGGCTGTTCAGATGGATGTTAAGAATCAAGGTATTGATTTAAAATTATTCGAGGAGATTGTTTCTCGAGCCAAAGAAGGAAGGAATTTTATTCTCAAAAAAATGATGACTGTTTTGCCTGCTTCTCGGGCTCAGATTTCCAAGTTCGCTCCTAAAATTAGAGTTCTTCATATTCCTGTAGATAAAATTGGTGAAGTGATTGGTCCCGGTGGACGTGTTATTAGGGAATTGATTAAGGAAACTGGGGCAGCAATTGATGTCGAAGACGATGGCTCAGTTAATATTTCTGCACCTGATAAAGCGGCGGTGGACATGGCTGTGGCTAAAATTGAAGGTTTGACTCGAGAGGTTGAAGCAGGTGAGATTTTTGAAGGCGAAGTCAAGCGAATCCAGCCTTTTGGGGCTTTTGTCGAGATCTTACCAGGTAAAGATGGTTTGGTTCATGTTTCAAAAATGTCAACTCAATATGTTAGGGACCCTAATGAAGTCGTTAAGATTGGCGATAAGGTTAAAGTTAAGGTCTCTGAGATTGATGATATGGGGAGAATTAATTTAACCATGGTTTTAAAGGAGCAGCCAGACAAACAAACGAGTGATTATCGACCACCTCGGCAGCGAAGTTCTTCAGGTTTTTCTCGACGGCCGAATCGTCGACCGCCTCGACGTCATTAA
- the rpsO gene encoding 30S ribosomal protein S15 — translation MALTTNEKKRIIKKFAQSKEDTGSPEVQVALLTAKVKKLTGHLKEHKKDVHSRRGLLSLVSKRRRLLAYLLKRDEKRYKDVISDLKLSK, via the coding sequence ATGGCTTTAACAACCAACGAAAAAAAGAGAATTATTAAGAAATTTGCTCAGTCAAAAGAGGATACGGGTTCTCCTGAAGTCCAAGTGGCTTTGTTGACGGCGAAGGTAAAAAAGTTAACCGGCCACCTCAAAGAGCATAAAAAAGATGTTCATTCCCGACGAGGCTTGCTTTCGCTTGTTTCTAAAAGGAGAAGATTATTAGCTTATTTATTAAAGAGGGACGAAAAGCGCTATAAAGATGTTATTAGCGATTTGAAGTTGTCTAAGTAG
- a CDS encoding exodeoxyribonuclease III: MKIVSWNVNGLRAVFRKGFLDWLETTDADIICLQEIKAQKEQLPDVLVIPKGYYSYFNSAKRKGYSGIVVYSKKKPLLIERKLNLKRFDEEGRFLKLEYQEFILINLYLPHGGRQKENLNYKLKSYAHFFEYLKKIKNKRILLFGDFNIAYKEIDLARPSQNQNNIMFTPEERKQVDELISLNFKDSFRMFHQEGGNYTWWPYSFKARERNLGWRIDYAFVSKKLRSKLKKAFIMPEVKGSDHCPIGIEI; encoded by the coding sequence ATGAAGATTGTATCTTGGAACGTTAACGGTTTGCGAGCTGTTTTTCGAAAAGGCTTCTTAGATTGGTTGGAAACAACGGACGCGGATATCATTTGTCTCCAAGAAATAAAAGCCCAAAAAGAGCAATTACCTGATGTTTTAGTTATTCCCAAAGGCTATTATTCTTATTTTAATTCAGCTAAAAGAAAAGGATATAGTGGTATCGTCGTTTATTCTAAGAAAAAACCGTTACTGATTGAGCGAAAACTTAATCTGAAAAGGTTTGATGAAGAAGGAAGATTTTTAAAGCTTGAATACCAGGAATTTATTTTGATTAATCTTTATCTACCTCATGGCGGAAGACAAAAAGAAAACTTAAATTATAAATTAAAGAGCTATGCTCACTTTTTTGAATATTTAAAAAAGATTAAAAATAAAAGGATACTTTTGTTTGGTGATTTTAATATTGCTTATAAAGAAATTGATTTGGCGCGTCCTAGTCAGAATCAAAATAATATTATGTTTACTCCAGAAGAAAGAAAACAAGTTGATGAACTAATTAGTTTAAATTTTAAAGATAGTTTTAGAATGTTTCATCAAGAGGGAGGGAATTATACTTGGTGGCCTTATTCTTTTAAGGCCAGGGAACGGAATTTGGGTTGGCGAATAGATTATGCTTTTGTTTCGAAAAAGTTAAGATCTAAATTAAAAAAAGCTTTTATTATGCCAGAGGTAAAAGGATCGGACCATTGTCCGATTGGTATAGAAATTTAG
- the infB gene encoding translation initiation factor IF-2, which produces MAKEKNISQNSSRPPVVVILGHVDHGKTTLLDKIRQTNVVAKEFGGITQHIGAYQIKFKNKTITFVDTPGHAAFSEMRSRGAKVADLAVLVVAADEGVKPQTLESLKYIEQAKIPYLVAINKIDLPHFDLKQVKANLAKNNVLVEDQGGKIVSVSVSAKTGKGIDELLEMILLVAEMEEIKEKPGAELKALVIESKLDKYRGPLATILVRNGNLRVGDQIEADGTFAKIKAMFDESGQRVKTTGPSKPVEVLGFKTVPTIGSTLRRTEKEPVSLEKKAIPSLVKKEETDEEKLNLIIKADVNGSLEAILAGLPEGVKVINSSVGEVNESDVLLAETTGAEIIAFNVKTPGKVKKLAATEKVKISPFQIIYKFFEEIEEKVKKKLEPMADEEISGRAEMLQEFEIDKQRVAGCRVIEGEIKKTDQLHLQRLGELIGNCRIRSMKTEKKDIEKAKKDEEFGAILSPTLDFQIGDVLISYRKVEE; this is translated from the coding sequence ATGGCAAAGGAGAAAAACATTTCTCAAAATTCTTCACGACCACCAGTGGTGGTTATCCTTGGCCATGTTGATCACGGTAAAACCACTCTTCTAGATAAGATTCGTCAGACCAATGTCGTTGCTAAAGAATTTGGCGGTATTACCCAACACATTGGTGCCTACCAAATAAAATTTAAAAACAAAACCATTACTTTTGTTGATACTCCCGGCCATGCCGCTTTTTCAGAGATGCGTTCTCGGGGTGCCAAAGTCGCTGATCTCGCCGTTCTAGTGGTGGCGGCTGATGAAGGTGTTAAACCCCAAACTTTAGAGAGTCTAAAATATATTGAACAAGCGAAAATTCCCTATCTAGTCGCCATTAACAAGATTGATTTACCTCATTTTGATCTAAAGCAAGTAAAAGCAAATTTAGCTAAGAACAATGTCTTGGTCGAAGACCAAGGGGGTAAGATTGTGAGCGTATCGGTGTCTGCCAAAACAGGCAAAGGGATTGATGAACTTTTGGAAATGATTTTGTTAGTGGCAGAGATGGAAGAAATTAAAGAGAAACCAGGAGCTGAGTTGAAAGCTCTAGTGATCGAATCTAAGTTAGATAAGTATCGTGGTCCCTTAGCTACAATTTTGGTCAGGAATGGCAATTTACGAGTCGGTGACCAGATTGAAGCTGATGGTACCTTTGCTAAAATCAAGGCCATGTTTGATGAAAGTGGTCAAAGAGTAAAAACCACCGGTCCGAGCAAACCAGTTGAGGTCTTAGGTTTTAAAACCGTACCAACAATTGGTAGTACTCTTAGACGGACTGAAAAAGAACCAGTTTCCTTAGAAAAAAAAGCAATTCCTAGTCTAGTTAAAAAAGAAGAAACTGATGAGGAAAAATTGAATTTGATTATCAAAGCTGATGTTAATGGTAGTTTAGAAGCTATTTTAGCTGGTTTGCCTGAGGGAGTAAAAGTCATTAATTCAAGTGTAGGTGAAGTTAACGAATCAGATGTTTTGTTGGCCGAAACAACAGGAGCAGAAATTATTGCTTTTAATGTTAAAACTCCAGGAAAAGTTAAGAAATTAGCTGCCACCGAAAAAGTAAAAATTAGCCCTTTTCAGATTATTTACAAATTTTTTGAAGAGATTGAAGAAAAGGTTAAAAAAAAGCTAGAACCCATGGCCGATGAAGAAATTTCGGGACGCGCCGAGATGCTTCAGGAATTTGAGATCGACAAACAGCGAGTGGCTGGTTGTCGGGTAATTGAGGGTGAAATTAAAAAAACTGATCAGCTTCATCTCCAACGCCTTGGAGAGCTAATCGGTAACTGTCGTATCAGATCAATGAAAACTGAGAAAAAGGATATTGAGAAAGCTAAAAAAGATGAGGAATTCGGGGCGATTCTCTCACCTACGCTTGACTTCCAGATAGGTGATGTGCTAATCTCTTATCGAAAAGTGGAAGAGTAA